Proteins co-encoded in one Aspergillus flavus chromosome 2, complete sequence genomic window:
- a CDS encoding WD40-repeat-containing domain protein has product MNSYLLNRTLGSISPHTFHVAQTSRLVHHLEPAPGIRFSSRQNPGQPTSAVDVHLNSEDELYAHRAGVNVLAIDQYDGRFMVSGGADPSIHFWDLETRGSELGHVHRSVASVTKSSHKDAHTHAITSVSIYPFDPVPSTILTTSRDGTLKLSALEPDTITPVHTFKLDCTPYAHSMSSHPASPLLIAVGTSESPVRLLDLRSGLSTHGLPGHSSSVLSVSWAPHRPHILASASADHKVILFDIRRGGHNSAIAALDMDDAVGLIPPRNAPSNYQSRPAFSPHARAHNGAVTGVRWTSNGSHLVTSGQDARIRVWNASTGANTLVHFGPRVRNALTSHLAERAPLVLPKGVMGPGQETLLWANFSENDDRGEILMFELREGTFVKRLKVPGLMGGQQQFRGRSSALSAARINSLVWRGNGASGEGMEMFSAHGDGTIRSWVSREPEGEPDEAEEAEQADRKRKRDVLDEIYRGFIGQA; this is encoded by the exons ATGAATTCTTATCTTCTGAATAGGACCCTTGGGTCCATCAGTCCACACACATTCCATGTCGCACAAACAAGCCGTCTCGTGCATCACCTCGAACCAGCCCCCGGTATTCGTTTCTCCAGTCGCCAGAACCCTGGACAACCTACGTCAGCTGTAGATGTACATCTCAACTCCGAGGATGAGCTCTATGCCCACAGGGCCGGGGTGAATGTGCTGGCGATAGACCAATATGACGGACGATT TATGGTCTCCGGGGGCGCAGACCCCTCAATTCACTTCTGGGATCTAGAAACCAGAGGCTCAGAGCTCGGACATGTCCACAGATCCGTCGCCTCGGTCACAAAATCGTCGCATAAAGACGCTCATACGCACGCCATCACCTCCGTATCGATATATCCCTTCGACCCAGTCCCCTCCACCATACTGACAACATCGCGCGATGGCACTCTCAAACTATCAGCCCTAGAACCAGACACCATCACCCCAGTTCATACATTTAAACTTGACTGCACACCATATGCCCATTCCATGTCATCACACCCCGCATCACCTCTCCTCATCGCGGTCGGCACATCCGAGAGCCCAGTACGATTACTCGATCTCCGCTCGGGTCTCTCTACCCATGGCCTACCAGGCCATTCCTCGTCGGTACTATCAGTTTCATGGGCCCCCCACAGACCCCATATCCTGGCTTCCGCATCAGCAGATCACAAAGTGATATTATTCGATATCCGTCGCGGAGGCCACAACTCCGCCATCGCAGCCCTGGACATGGACGACGCAGTAGGCCTAATACCACCCCGCAACGCACCATCAAACTACCAAAGTCGCCCCGCATTCTCCCCACACGCTCGGGCACACAACGGCGCCGTCACAGGCGTCCGCTGGACCTCCAACGGCTCCCACCTAGTAACATCAGGTCAAGACGCGCGAATCCGCGTATGGAACGCATCAACAGGCGCAAACACACTCGTCCACTTCGGACCCAGAGTCCGCAACGCCCTGACCTCCCACCTCGCCGAAAGGGCACCACTAGTTCTCCCGAAAGGCGTCATGGGGCCTGGACAAGAGACGCTCTTATGGGCCAATTTCAGCGAGAACGATGACCGTGGGGAGATCCTGATGTTCGAGCTGCGGGAGGGCACTTTTGTCAAGCGTCTTAAGGTGCCTGGGCTGATGGGCGGGCAACAGCAGTTCCGGGGCCGGTCTAGTGCGCTCAGTGCGGCGAGGATTAATTCTCTCGTTTGGCGTGGTAATGGGGCGTCGGGGGAGGGCATGGAGATGTTTTCTGCGCATGGGGATGGGACGATCCGTTCCTGGGTTTCGAGGGAACCGGAGGGAGAACCGGATGAAGCGGAGGAAGCTGAGCAAGCGGATCGAAAACGGAAACGGGATGTTTTGGATGAGATTTACAGGGGGTTTATTGGGCAAGCGTAA
- a CDS encoding sugar transporter, with protein MTFLVGKPLTLAITATAGSGFLLFGYDQGVMSGLLSGDAFVRTFPEINTNTGANGSATLQGTVVAIYEIGCFLGALMALFWGEKVGRRMCIMAGCVILSIGAALQCSAFSIPHMIVGRIVAGIGNGLNTSTIPVWHSELSKPESRGKGLAIELCINIFGVMTAYWVDYGMSYVKNDAQFRFPIALQILFAIVTFIGIIGLPESPRWLIAHGRESEARRIIWSLQPNAHSITEDDAIINQDVAEITQAIREEQAATEESSFMMVFKNGPQKFLHRTLLGMGGQMMQQLSGVNLITYYNTVIFEKSVGMSHNLALLLAGFNGVAYFVSTLVPIWTIDRLGRRKLMLFAVIGQCACMAILAGTVWDGGHAAGLVATVMLFLFNFFFGVGLLAIPWLLPAEYSPLATRTRSAALATATNCTFIPVIFNVPR; from the exons ATGACATTTCTTGTTGGAAAGCCGCTGACTCTGGCCATCACGGCCACTGCTGGCAGTGGCTTCCTTCT TTTCGGTTATGATCAAGGTGTCATGTCAGGTCTCCTGTCGGGAGACGCGTTCGTTCGAACATTTCCCGAGATTAACACCAACACGGGTGCCAATGGCAGCGCGACTTTGCAAGGAACTGT TGTTGCCATCTATGAGATT GGCTGTTTCCTGGGCGCCCTCATGGCCCTATTTTGGGGTGAGAAGGTTGGACGTCGCATGTGTATCATGGCTGGCTGTGTGATCCTCTCAATTGGTGCTGCCCTGCAATGCAGTGCTTTCAGTATTCCCCATATGATCGTGGGTCGAATTGTGGCAGGGATTGGAAACGGACTCAACACTAGTACTATCC CGGTTTGGCATTCCGAACTGAGTAAGCCTGAGAGCCGAGGGAAAGGG CTCGCTATTGAACTGTGTATCAATATTTTCGGGGTCATGACGGCGTACTGGGTCG ACTATGGCATGAGCTACGTCAAGAACGACGCCCAATTTCGCTTCCCTATTGCCCTTCAGATTCTCTTCGCTATCGTCACTTTCATTGGCATCATTGGCTTGCCCGAATCACCTCGTTGG CTTATTGCACATGGCCGAGAAAGTGAAGCCCGTCGTATCATTTGGTCTCTTCAACCCAACGCCCACAGCATCACGGAGGACGACGCAATCATTAACCAGGATGTCGCCGAAATCACACAGGCTATCAGGGAGGAACAAGCCGCTACAGAAGAGAGTTCGTTCATGATGGTGTTCAAAAACGGTCCCCAGAAGTTTCTGCATCGGACACTCCTGGGTATGGGCGGACAGATGATGCAACAGTTGTCCGGTGTGAACCTGATCACCTAT TACAATACCGTTATCTTCGAAAAGTCTGTCGGAATGAGCCACAACTTGGCGCTGTTATTGGCAGGCTTCAATGGTGTGGCGTACTTTGTGTCAACCTTGGTCCCTATCTGGACGATTGATCG GCTCGGTCGTCGGAAGCTGATGCTTTTCGCTGTGATCGGACAATGTGCGTGCATGGCTATCCTGGCCGGCACAGTCTGGGATGGTGGTCATGCCGCAGGCCTGGTAGCCACTGTCATGCTGTTCCTGTTTaacttcttcttcggagTGGGTTTGCTTGCGATTCCATGGCTCT TGCCTGCGGAATACTCGCCGTTGGCCACTCGTACCCGATCCGCAGCATTGGCTACGGCAACCAACTGTACGTTTATTCCAGTTATCTTCAATGTACCGCGCTAA
- a CDS encoding putative GPI anchored protein, protein MKGLQNGIPIAMLAAMASAQGLGGGPRVDTGNDVGFGFSNKFTNKVNNFNKDDHSVDVHSQTNVLKAPPHPPHGGEHGQPHGGQDGHEEGARHQPRAGPASSDGVDVGSASELNYASEATHKVHTANVDDHHVDINEKHTITVLPPPPKHHPHGGEHEGHGKEHQGGHEQGEEARPHEKRWNPLDEEGAVDTGNSASYDFENEFYSKTNNANLDNHSLKVDDNTNIVTPPPHPNGHGGHGPEHDGGHGSEHERRDEHEPHRGPKYIDTGNDIDFTFENDFESEVNNYNEDNHGVDIKKNTNIQAAPPHGGPPHGRERRQERGDVDIGNAAGFSAKNEFSSKVNSFNADDHSVHVDKYTHVKVLPPPHPPHRGPHGDEGQEGHHKRAYRPDADGAAGPGRVDTGNTANIQASNSVNTETNSANVDDHSTTVHSNVDETVGAPPQPEHHEDGHEDNGEHHKEEPTKPAEHHDDGHEETGEHHQKEPTKPAEHHEDDGHEETGGHHQEEPTKPAEHHEQEPAQPVEHHEEQPAEPSPTCSTLTREVVHTVVRTVQAHSEPTHAPQQQEQVNTPAPQPEQPKDHEESGHDNQSHEIESPKPTGADSSPHEDPSREDSHGPSSTPVHGQPEPTGVDGIHNQEEPSSHEDSHGPSSTPVHGQPEPTGVDGTHNQEEFSSHEDSHGPSSTPVHGQPEPTGVDSTHNQEESSSHEDSYGPSSTPVHGQHKPTGVDGTHNQEESSSHEDSHGPSSTPVHGQPQHAGDDGSHFDVPSSTTLAHIAMTPAPTHAPSHQHAVLTSTQTISRSSLHMVPIYVPQASSNGAHASETPAATPSAHVPVGVDAEYSSHVASGPATPSPSSHNVMFTGAAASLSPSAGVISLACGVIGLLAFVL, encoded by the exons ATGAAGGGTCTTCAAAATGGTATCCCCATCGCCATGCTGGCTGCGATGGCCAGTGCCCAGGGATTGGGTGGAGGACCTCGTGTTGATACAGGCAACGATGTTGGTTTCGGCTTCAGTAACAAATTCACCAATAAGGTGAACAACTTCAACAAGGACGACCACTCTGTCGATGTGCACTCCCAGACGAATGTGCTCAAGGCCCCTCCGCACCCTCCTCATGGTGGTGAGCATGGGCAGCCACACGGTGGCCAGGATGGTCATGAGGAGGGTGCGCGCCACCAACCTCGCGCAGGACCCGCCAGTTCCGATGGTGTGGACGTTGGAAGTGCTAGCGAATTGAACTACGCGAGCGAAGCCACACATAAAGTGCACACGGCCAATGTTGATGATCACCATGTCGACATCAACGAAAAGCACACCATTACTGTTCTGCCCCCGCCTCCGAAGCATCACCCCCATGGAGGTGAGCACGAGGGACATGGGAAAGAGCACCAGGGCGGTCACGAACAGGGCGAGGAAGCTCGCCCACACGAAAAGCGCTGGAACCCTTTGGACGAGGAGGGTGCTGTCGACACTGGTAACTCGGCCAGCTACGACTTTGAGAATGAGTTCTACTCTAAAACAAACAACGCCAACCTCGATAACCACTCCCTCAAGGTTGATGATAACACCAATATCGTGACACCCCCACCCCATCCTAATGGACATGGCGGACACGGACCCGAGCATGACGGTGGTCACGGATCCGAGCATGAACGCCGTGACGAGCATGAGCCACACCGAGGGCCTAAGTATATTGATACCGGTAACGATATAGACTTCACTTTCGAGAACGACTTTGAAAGCGAAGTGAACAACTACAATGAGGACAACCACGGAGTTGACATCAAAAAGAACACTAACATTCAAGCCGCACCCCCTCATGGCGGCCCTCCCCATGGCCGAGAGCGTCGTCAGGAACGCGGAGACGTTGACATTGGTAACGCAGCGGGCTTCAGCGCCAAGAATGAGTTCTCTTCTAAGGTGAACTCCTTCAATGCGGATGACCATTCCGTGCATGTGGATAAGTACACTCACGTCAAAGTTCTGCCGCCCCCTCACCCCCCCCACCGTGGGCCTCATGGCGACGAGGGTCAAGAGGGCCACCACAAGCGTGCGTATCGACCGGATGCCGATGGCGCTGCTGGACCTGGCCGCGTAGACACTGGGAACACAGCCAACATTCAAGCATCGAACTCTGTCAACACGGAGACCAATTCCGCGAATGTCGATGATCACTCTACTACGGTGCACTCTAATGTCGACGAGACCGTTGGTGCACCCCCACAACCTGAGCATCATGAAGATGGCCATGAGGATAACGGTGAACACCACAAGGAGGAACCTACGAAGCCTGCTGAGCATCATGACGATGGTCATGAGGAGACCGGTGAACATCACCAGAAGGAACCTACGAAGCCTGCTGAGCATCATGAAGATG ATGGCCATGAGGAGACCGGTGGACATCACCAGGAGGAACCTACGAAGCCTGCTGAGCATCATGAGCAGGAGCCCGCGCAGCCGGTTGAACATCATGAGGAGCAGCCTGCGGAACCCAGCCCTACCTGTTCTACCTTGACTCGCGAAGTCGTGCACACCGTCGTCCGCACTGTGCAGGCTCACTCTGAGCCCACACATGCTccccagcagcaggagcaggtGAACACTCCCGCTCCTCAACCTGAGCAACCCAAAGACCATGAAGAATCCGGACATGACAACCAGAGCCACGAAATAGAGAGCCCCAAGCCCACCGGCGCTGATAGCTCCCCCCATGAAGATCCCTCTCGTGAGGATTCTCATGGGCCCTCTTCTACTCCTGTCCATGGACAGCCTGAGCCCACCGGTGTCGATGGCATCCAcaatcaagaagaaccctCTTCGCATGAGGACTCTCATGGGCCCTCTTCTACTCCTGTCCATGGACAGCCTGAGCCCACCGGTGTTGATGGCACCCACAACCAAGAAGAATTCTCGTCTCATGAGGACTCTCACGGGCCCTCTTCTACTCCTGTCCATGGACAGCCTGAGCCCACCGGTGTTGATAGCACCCACAACCAAGAAGAATCCTCGTCTCATGAGGACTCTTATGGGCCCTCTTCTACTCCTGTCCATGGACAGCATAAGCCCACCGGTGTCGATGGCACCCACAACCAAGAAGAATCCTCGTCTCATGAGGACTCTCACGGGCCCTCTTCTACTCCTGTCCATGGACAGCCTCAGCACGCCGGTGACGATGGCTCCCACTTTGACGTGCCCTCCTCCACAACGCTGGCTCACATTGCCATGACCCCAGCGCCCACCCATGCTCCCTCGCACCAGCACGCAGTGCTGACTTCTACACAAACCATCTCTCGCTCATCCCTCCATATGGTCCCGATTTACGTGCCACAAGCCTCGAGCAATGGTGCCCATGCATCTGAGACTCCCGCCGCCACCCCATCTGCGCACGTTCCGGTGGGTGTCGACGCCGAGTACAGCTCTCACGTCGCAAGTGGCCCAGCTACAccctccccctcttctcaCAATGTGATGTTCACGGGTGCTGCTGCGAGCCTGTCACCTAGTGCTGGTGTCATTTCTCTCGCTTGCGGTGTGATCGGTCTTTTGGCCTTTGTCTTGTAG
- a CDS encoding alpha-L-rhamnosidase: protein MRLPWSAWLLSPGLLAVACYGVPYNEYILAPASRHLVPFEVLEVNGSVTDPSSLTQSTGGNATFNGPASVTFDFGRNIAGIVSLDIGSSSTRDAFIGVTFTESSLWISSQACDATADSGLDSPLWFPVGRGAGTYTADKKHNRGAFRYMTLVTNTTAVVSVRNVQINYTAAPSQDLRAYTGYFHSNDELLNRVWYAGAYTNQICTIDPSTGDALPFLGVISSDSNITLPETNPWYSNYTISNGSSTLTDGAKRDRLIWPGDMSIALESVSVSTADLYSVRTALETLLSQQRSDGRLPYASEPFLDLVSYTYHLHSLIGVSYYYRHSGDRAWLSKYWGQYQKGLQWALSSVDNTGLANITASFDWLRFGMGGHNIEANAILYFVLNEAQELSQAINNHTNANWTKIASGIKSATNKNLWDANNGLYKDNETTTLHPQDGNAWAIKANLTLSTNQSSTISSALSSRWGNYGAPAPEAADAVSPFIGGFEIQAHFLANQPQKALDLIRLQWGFMLDDPRMTNSTFIEGYSTDGTLHYAPYTNDARVSHAHGWSTGPTAALSFFAAGLHLTGPAGATWRFAPQPGDLTSVDAGYTTALGLFSTTFKRSENGDYQELTFTTPQGTTGDVDLAGAEGTLVSADGERVSLVKGTATGITGGSWNLEVASQ from the exons ATGCGTCTTCCGTGGTCCGCGTGGCTCCTCAGCCCAGGTCTCCTGGCTGTGGCCTGTTATGGCGTGCCTTACAACGAATACATTCTCGCCCCCGCATCACGACACCTCGTTCCCTTTGAAGTTCTTGAAGTTAATGGCTCCGTTACAGATCCCTCCTCTTTAACACAATCCACCGGTGGAAATGCTACATTCAATGGACCAGCTTCTGTGACGTTTGACTTTGGCCGTAACATAGCCGGCATTGTGTCTCTTGACATTGGATCCTCGTCTACACGCGATGCCTTCATTGGCGTGACTTTCACAGAATCTAGTCTGTGGATCAGCAGTCAGGCTTGCGACGCTACCGCGGATTCAGGTCTTGACTCACCACTATGGTTCCCTGTTGGTCGAGGAGCCGGTACATATACGGCAGATAAGAAACACAATCGCGGCGCTTTCCGGTACATGACTCTGGTCACAAACACGACTGCCGTAGTATCTGTCCGCAATGTCCAGATCAACTACACCGCCGCCCCATCTCAGGATCTCCGCGCATACACGGGCTACTTCCACAGTAATGACGAGCTGCTCAACCGCGTCTGGTACGCGGGTGCATACACTAACCAGATCTGTACGATTGATCCAAGTACAGGGGACGCATTGCCTTTCTTAGGCGTCATTAGCTCGGACAGTAACATCACTCTTCCGGAGACCAACCCTTGGTATAGCAACTACACCATCTCAAATGGTAGCAGCACGCTTACAGACGGTGCGAAGCGGGACCGTCTGATCTGGCCGGGCGATATGTCAATTGCACTGGAAAGTGTTTCCGTGAGCACAGCAGACCTCTATAGTGTGCGCACAGCCCTAGAGACCCTGCTTTCTCAACAAAGATCGGACGGCCGTCTACCCTACGCTAGCGAGCCGTTCCTTGATCTTGTGAGCTACACATACCATCTCCACAGCCTCATTGGCGTATCATACTACTACCGACATTCGGGCGACCGGGCCTGGCTATCGAAGTATTGGGGTCAATACCAGAAGGGTCTGCAATGGGCACTATCCAGCGTGGATAACACCGGACTCGCCAATATTACTGCTAGCTTTGACTGGTTGCGGTTCGGAATGGGCGGCCAC AACATCGAAGCAAACGCTATCCTCTATTTCGTCCTCAATGAAGCCCAGGAACTCTCCCAAGCAATCAACAACCATACCAATGCCAACTGGACCAAAATAGCCAGCGGTATCAAATCCGCCACCAACAAGAATCTCTGGGACGCAAACAACGGTCTTTACAAAGACAACGAAACGACCACTCTCCACCCCCAAGACGGCAACGCATGGGCCATCAAGGCCAACCTCACCCTCTCCACCAACCAAAGCAGCACTATCTCCTCCGCCCTGAGCTCTCGCTGGGGCAACTACGGTGCACCAGCACCCGAGGCTGCAGATGCCGTATCCCCTTTCATTGGTGGCTTCGAAATACAGGCTCACTTCCTCGCCAATCAACCCCAAAAAGCGCTGGACTTAATCCGCCTGCAATGGGGCTTTATGCTTGATGATCCCCGCATGACGAACTCGACTTTCATTGAGGGCTACTCCACTGATGGAACTCTCCACTATGCCCCGTATACCAATGATGCCCGTGTCTCGCATGCTCATGGTTGGTCAACTGGCCCCACGGCGGCGCTCAGTTTCTTCGCGGCCGGACTGCATCTTACAGGTCCTGCTGGGGCTACATGGAGATTCGCCCCGCAGCCTGGTGATTTGACTAGTGTGGACGCGGGCTACACGACCGCTTTGGGGCTCTTTTCGACGACGTTCAAGAGATCGGAAAATGGAGATTATCAGGAATTGACTTTCACTACTCCGCAAGGCACTACAGGGGATGTAGACCTGGCGGGTGCCGAAGGAACATTGGTCTCGGCGGATGGCGAGCGGGTTTCTCTAGTGAAGGGAACCGCAACAGGCATTACTGGAGGCTCATGGAACTTGGAAGTTGCAAGCCAATAG
- a CDS encoding beta-lactamase-like protein, translated as MSSLLKADVWVSSRLPIAIQRDGQSSAFSPISCTLIHGTYEAVLVDTPISTTQTTDLTKWIEETAPTKTLKYIYITHGHGDHWFGIPLLLKRWPSARAIATPATVAHSQGQLEPEKFIDIWTRFFPGQIYQPQKTAEPWPSDTFTMEGHEFRIIEVGHTDTLDSTAFSFGEANTTSKRREWLRALDTIESLKPHIVVAGHKRAGVVDGVFKIESTRQHNLAFEEAITTTSSPEKLYRRMQELFPSRINPHAILAGAKAASGLNAYEFMETL; from the exons ATGAGTTCACTCCTCAAAGCCGACGTCTGGGTCTCCTCCCGTCTGCCCATCGCCATCCAACGAGACGGCCAATCCAGCGCCTTTTCCCCAATATCCTGCACCCTCATCCACGGCACCTACGAGGCAGTCCTAGTCGACACACCAATCTCCACTACCCAAACCACAGACCTAACCAAATGGATCGAAGAAACCGCCCCAACCAAAACCCTCAAATACATATACATCACGCACGGGCACGGCGACCACTGGTTCGGGATCCCGCTCCTACTGAAGCGATGGCCGTCAGCACGCGCAATCGCCACTCCGGCAACAGTCGCCCATTCACAAGGACAGCTTGAGCCGGAGAAGTTCATCGATATCTGGACCCGGTTTTTTCCTGGTCAGATCTATCAGCCGCAGAAGACGGCGGAACCGTGGCCTTCAGACACTTTCACGATGGAAGGTCATGAGTTCCGGATTATTGAGGTCGGACATACGGATACGCTTGATTCGACTGCATT TTCTTTTGGGGAGGCTAATACGACGAGTAAACGGCGGGAATGGCTGAGGGCGTTGGATACGATTGAGTCGTTGAAGCCTCATATCGTGGTTGCGGGTCATAAGAGGGCTGGGGTGGTAGATGGCGTTTTCAAGATCGAGAGTACAAGACAACATAACCTTGCGTTTGAGGAGGCAATTACGACGACGTCAAGTCCGGAGAAGCTCTATCGCAGGATGCAGGAATTGTTCCCGTCGAGGATTAATCCGCATGCTATTCTAGCTGGGGCGAAGGCTGCTTCTGGGCTGAATGCATATGAATTCATGGAGACTTTGTAG
- a CDS encoding putative oxalocrotonate tautomerase yields MPRWTFYLSPKTLTQEEKATIAQKVTDLYIGYGIPAFWINVFFHETGEGNFYSGGKYPPNAVFFHMDHAAGKFDSEEVRDEFIRKVNDIVRPILDPNGIKWEYNLYEHPRHYWRINGMIPPMEYPEVLEAWREKDVPVVYEGAYR; encoded by the coding sequence ATGCCCCGCTGGACCTTCTACCTATCCCCCAAAACCCTCACCcaagaggaaaaggcaaCCATCGCACAAAAAGTAACAGACCTCTACATAGGTTACGGTATCCCCGCCTTCTGGATTAATGTTTTCTTCCACGAAACCGGCGAGGGCAATTTCTACAGCGGGGGTAAATATCCCCCGAATGCCGTTTTCTTCCATATGGATCACGCGGCCGGCAAGTTTGATTCTGAGGAGGTCCGGGACGAGTTCATTAGGAAGGTTAATGATATCGTGAGGCCGATTCTGGATCCTAATGGTATTAAGTGGGAGTATAATCTCTATGAGCATCCGAGGCATTATTGGAGGATTAATGGGATGATTCCTCCTATGGAGTATCCTGAGGTTTTGGAGGCGTGGAGGGAGAAGGATGTGCCGGTTGTTTATGAAGGCGCGTATAGGTGA
- a CDS encoding oxidoreductase (unnamed protein product) has protein sequence MAPSAVPENTTTVAPESIQNPAVARTGDLFSLRNRTVVITGGGRGLGIVLAAAVIEAGGDVACLDLLPTPSEEEWATVQKLASARGLQATYTQCDITNEELTKDVLEKIAAEGLKRNMPLRGAITCAGIQQMVPALDYPIDGWRKMLDVNVIGTFIPAKHCARIFKEQNTPGSIVMIASMSGQIANRGLTCTAYNSSKAAVHQMCRSVAQEWGQYGIRVNTLSAGYIRTAMTDALLKEKPEVEETWMRGALLGRLGVPEDFKAPTVYMLADGSGWMTGTDLRVDGGHCASA, from the exons ATGGCCCCCTCCGCAGTCCCCGAGAACACGACCACCGTCGCCCCAGAATCCATCCAGAATCCAGCCGTGGCTCGGACCGGCgacctcttctctctccgcAACCGCACAGTCGTGATCACCGGCGGCGGTCGCGGACTCGGAATCGTCCTCGCAGCAGCCGTCATCGAAGCCGGCGGAGATGTCGCCTGTCTGGacctcctccccaccccCAGCGAAGAGGAATGGGCTACCGTGCAGAAGCTGGCTTCTGCCCGTGGTCTCCAGGCAACATACACCCAGTGCGACATCACCAACGAGGAGCTGACAAAGGACGTTCTTGAGAAGATCGCCGCGGAGGGACTGAAGCGCAACATGCCTTTGCGGGGCGCGATCACCTGCGCCGGTATCCAGCAAATGGTGCCTGCGTTGGATTACCCGATTGAtggatggaggaagatgttggATGTCAA CGTCATCGGAACATTCATCCCAGCCAAGCACTGCGCACGTATCTTCAAGGAACAAAACACCCCCGGAAGTATCGTCATGATCGCCTCTATGTCCGGCCAGATCGCCAACCGCGGTCTGACATGTACGGCCTACAACTCCTCCAAGGCAGCCGTTCACCAGATGTGTCGCTCTGTTGCCCAGGAATGGGGTCAGTATGGTATTCGTGTGAACACGTTGTCCGCTGGT TACATCCGCACGGCTATGACCGATGCGCTCTTGAAGGAGAAGCCCGAGGTCGAGGAGACCTGGATGCGTGGTGCTCTTTTGGGCCGCTTGGGTGTTCCCGAGGACTTCAAGGCGCCTACAGTGTACATGCTTGCTGATGGTAGTGGCTGGATGACTGGAACGGATTTGAGGGTCGATGGTGGTCACTGTGCTTCTGCTTAA